The Spirosoma foliorum genome has a window encoding:
- the pyk gene encoding pyruvate kinase, protein MSKKTKIVATVGPASETKEQLLALAKAGVNVFRLNFSHGTHEDHLQRLTLIREINEEFNLNLCVLQDLQGPKIRIGNVEHKDGVLIVPGQELVFTNDDIIGTAERVSTPYKDMYRDVHPGERILMDDGKLEVRVLRTEGTDVVTEVVYGGSMKSKKGVNLPNTKVSMPAVTEKDWTDLEFGLEHDAEWIALSFVREASEILEIKEYIKSKGKKSRVIAKIEKPEAIQNIDEIVAATDGLMVARGDLGVELPAEEVPMIQKMLVEKCNKAGKPVIVATQMLESMIDAPRPTRAEINDIANSVMDGADAVMLSAETASGKYPILAVESMANTIKQVEATTDKIYYRYHAYVNEHPTENVLNDNVVMSACRLARDTHAKAIIGITNSGYTAVRISHHRPKADLYVFSNDAQLRNTLGLYWGVQVLPYEPDLTLTVDQTVEAIKQTLIGQGKLQSGDIFINTLSMPLTQSRKTNTVKLSTVD, encoded by the coding sequence ATGTCAAAGAAAACCAAGATCGTAGCCACCGTTGGCCCGGCTTCCGAAACCAAAGAACAATTGCTGGCATTAGCCAAAGCTGGAGTAAATGTATTCCGGCTCAACTTCTCCCACGGCACTCACGAAGACCATCTGCAGCGGCTTACCCTCATCCGCGAAATCAACGAAGAATTCAACTTAAACCTCTGTGTATTACAGGATTTACAAGGTCCCAAAATTCGTATTGGTAACGTTGAGCATAAAGATGGCGTACTAATCGTACCGGGTCAGGAACTCGTTTTCACCAACGACGACATTATTGGCACTGCCGAACGGGTAAGTACGCCTTACAAAGACATGTACCGCGATGTACATCCAGGTGAACGTATCCTGATGGACGATGGCAAACTGGAAGTGCGCGTTCTGCGTACCGAAGGGACCGATGTTGTTACCGAAGTTGTTTATGGTGGTTCGATGAAATCGAAGAAAGGCGTTAACCTGCCTAATACGAAAGTATCGATGCCAGCGGTAACGGAAAAAGACTGGACCGATCTCGAATTTGGCCTCGAACACGATGCAGAATGGATTGCGCTGTCGTTCGTACGAGAAGCGTCTGAAATTCTCGAAATTAAGGAATACATCAAATCGAAAGGCAAAAAGAGTCGCGTTATTGCGAAAATCGAAAAGCCCGAAGCGATTCAAAACATCGACGAGATCGTTGCTGCAACTGATGGCTTAATGGTTGCTCGGGGTGACCTCGGGGTTGAATTACCCGCCGAAGAGGTACCGATGATCCAGAAAATGCTGGTTGAGAAATGTAACAAAGCGGGCAAGCCCGTTATTGTAGCTACGCAGATGCTCGAAAGCATGATCGATGCTCCTCGTCCAACCCGTGCTGAAATCAACGATATTGCCAACTCCGTAATGGACGGTGCCGATGCAGTTATGTTGAGCGCCGAAACAGCGTCGGGTAAATACCCAATTCTGGCAGTTGAAAGCATGGCAAATACCATCAAACAGGTTGAAGCCACTACCGATAAAATTTATTATCGCTACCACGCCTATGTGAATGAGCACCCAACCGAAAACGTGCTCAACGATAACGTGGTTATGAGTGCCTGTCGCCTAGCCCGTGATACCCACGCGAAGGCAATTATTGGGATCACGAACTCGGGTTATACCGCCGTTCGGATTTCACACCACCGCCCAAAAGCGGATCTGTACGTTTTCTCTAACGACGCACAACTACGGAACACGCTTGGTTTATATTGGGGTGTACAAGTGCTTCCTTACGAGCCAGATCTAACCCTGACGGTTGATCAGACAGTTGAGGCCATTAAACAAACGCTTATAGGACAAGGTAAGCTGCAATCTGGCGATATTTTCATCAATACGCTCAGCATGCCGTTAACGCAGTCTCGCAAAACGAATACCGTCAAATTGAGCACGGTCGATTAG
- a CDS encoding type II toxin-antitoxin system VapC family toxin — protein sequence MNVLLDTQAVIWYVTDESLLTPKARTVINGADLAYVSAVSFYEIAIKLAIGKDAGIKRSLPDIIKLVLKSGFLWLPMAANHIETYSSVPLLDNHKDPFDRMILATALADNLIIISSDHNFPLYSDLVTTIW from the coding sequence ATGAATGTTTTGTTGGATACTCAAGCTGTTATATGGTACGTAACAGATGAGTCTTTATTGACTCCAAAGGCTCGTACGGTAATTAACGGTGCCGATCTAGCTTACGTTAGCGCAGTCAGTTTTTATGAGATTGCAATAAAACTTGCCATAGGTAAAGACGCAGGTATAAAGCGCTCCTTACCTGACATTATTAAACTTGTTCTTAAGTCAGGATTTCTTTGGCTACCTATGGCTGCTAATCATATTGAAACTTATTCATCAGTTCCCCTCTTAGATAACCATAAAGATCCTTTCGATCGAATGATCCTGGCAACTGCCCTCGCCGATAATTTGATTATTATTTCATCCGATCACAATTTCCCGCTCTACAGCGACCTTGTCACAACCATCTGGTAA